In Erythrobacter litoralis HTCC2594, a single genomic region encodes these proteins:
- a CDS encoding endonuclease/exonuclease/phosphatase family protein, with the protein MQLTVASYNIHKAVGTDRRRDPARIVSVLRELDADIIALQEADLRFGQRASVLPRALLDDTPWKAVAVAKRPRSLGWHGNALLVRRGMEIVDSEALDLPMLEPRGAACADIANGKGAFRVVGTHLDLSGVRRSDQIRTILAHLHRAHPDMPEILMGDFNQWSVRSGAMRVFDEKWQVLSPGPSFPSRRPIARLDRIALSPQWQVVGQGVHHSALSAQASDHLPIWATVRLTKN; encoded by the coding sequence GTGCAGCTGACGGTCGCCAGCTACAATATCCACAAGGCCGTCGGTACCGACCGGCGGCGCGATCCGGCGCGCATTGTCTCCGTCCTGCGCGAGCTCGACGCCGACATCATCGCACTTCAGGAAGCGGATTTGCGCTTCGGCCAGCGCGCCAGCGTGCTACCAAGAGCCTTGCTCGACGATACGCCCTGGAAGGCGGTAGCGGTGGCCAAGCGCCCGCGCAGCCTCGGCTGGCACGGCAATGCGTTGCTGGTCCGACGCGGTATGGAGATCGTCGATAGCGAAGCGCTCGACCTGCCTATGCTCGAACCGCGCGGTGCGGCCTGTGCCGACATTGCCAACGGCAAGGGGGCCTTCCGCGTGGTGGGAACGCACCTCGACCTGTCGGGTGTTCGGCGCAGCGACCAGATCCGCACGATCCTCGCCCATCTTCATCGCGCGCATCCCGACATGCCGGAAATCCTCATGGGGGATTTCAACCAGTGGTCGGTGCGCAGCGGCGCGATGCGGGTGTTCGATGAGAAATGGCAGGTGCTTTCACCGGGGCCGAGCTTCCCCAGCCGCAGGCCGATCGCGCGGCTCGACCGGATCGCGCTGTCGCCGCAATGGCAAGTCGTCGGCCAAGGCGTGCATCACAGCGCACTCAGCGCGCAGGCTTCCGACCATTTGCCGATCTGGGCGACAGTCCGACTGACTAAAAATTAG